A stretch of DNA from Nonlabens ponticola:
TTGAAATCTATTCAGAAAGCTATAGCGAGCATCCGTTAGTCATAAAAGGCGCTGGCGCAGGTCGTGAAGTGACAGCACGTGGATTGTTGTCAGATATTATCACGATCGCGAGATCGAGCGTAGCTAAACAGATTTTTGTCGAGGTGTAGCTGTCAATAAAATCCCATGTTTGATAATAATGGTAGCTTTGCCACGTGTTATCTAGAAAAACAAAGTACGGTATCAAGGCATTGACCTATCTCGCCAGACAGGAAAAGGAAAATCCTGTGTGCATCGCCACCATTGCCGAATCTGAAAATATACCGCATAAATTCCTGGAATCCATCTTGCTAGAGCTGCGCAAAAACAGTATTCTAGGCAGTCGCAAGGGAAAAGGCGGCGGCTACTATCTGCTGCAAAATGCAGATCAAATCAGGATGGCGACCGTGCATCGTATTCTAGAAGGTCCTATCGCTATGTTGCCTTGTGTGAGCCTTAATTTCTATGAAAAGTGTAACGATTGCCCTGATGAGGATGCCTGCGCGGTTAATCGACTCATGCTACAAGTGCGAGACAACACACTGGAAATACTCGAGAAACAAACACTTGCTGACTTGATTTCATAATCCAGCTATACTCAACAAAAACGTTTGCGTATTATTATCCTAGTAACCTTATAGGGTTTAAGGATTATGTCGTTAATTTGCACTTCATTTGAGTATATGATTCTGGATCAGTTTTTATACACCAGCGCCAAAACCCAAAAAACCACCACGGCAACTACCTCACAAGATTCAACGGTGCGCAGCATTGTAAAATCGGTTAGTTGGCGCGTTATCGGTACGATTGACACGGTTTTGATTTCCTATTTTTTGACCGGCGAGATCAACACGGCGT
This window harbors:
- a CDS encoding RrF2 family transcriptional regulator, which produces MLSRKTKYGIKALTYLARQEKENPVCIATIAESENIPHKFLESILLELRKNSILGSRKGKGGGYYLLQNADQIRMATVHRILEGPIAMLPCVSLNFYEKCNDCPDEDACAVNRLMLQVRDNTLEILEKQTLADLIS
- a CDS encoding DUF2061 domain-containing protein, with product MILDQFLYTSAKTQKTTTATTSQDSTVRSIVKSVSWRVIGTIDTVLISYFLTGEINTAFAIGGVELITKMVLYVAHERVWNCIKFGRRP